Part of the Pedobacter roseus genome is shown below.
ACGTTGTGGATGATAGAACCTAATGGAATCTTCGATAAAGTTAAAGTGTTACCTACTTCAGGTGCTGCTTTATCGCCCGATAATAATACCGAACCAACTTGCAATCCTTCTGGAGCAATGATATAACGCTTCTCGCCATCTGCATAGTGTAATAATGCGATGCGGGCAGTACGGTTAGGATCGTATTCAACAGTAGCTACTGTTGCAGGAATATCGAATTTATCGCGTTTGAAGTCGATTAAACGATATGATTTTTTATGACCACCACCCATGTAGCGCATAGTCATTTTACCTGTATTGTTACGTCCACCAGACTTTTTTGATGATACAACCAATGATTTTTCGGGCTTGGTTGCTGTAATCTCCGTAAAACTAGCACCTACTCTGAAGCGGGTACCTGGAGTAACTGGTTTAAATTTTCTTAAGCCCATAGTTATAATGAATTATTAAATTAAAGGGTTGCGTAATAATCTATTGTTTCGCCGTCTTTTAACGTTACGATTGCTTTTTTGTATTTAGGACTACGGCCTGATACAAAACCTGCTTTAGTGTAACGAGATTTAGCTTTTCCATCAACAACCATTGTGTTAACTGCAACGATGGTTACACCGTACAATTTCTCAATAGCCGCTTTGATTTGGATTTTATTAGCCTTGTGGCTAACGCTAAAAGTGAAACGGTTAGATTTCTCAGTTAAAGCTGAAGCTTTTTCGGTTAATATTGGTTTTTTTAAAATTTCCATATTACTTGGCAAATGCCTCCTCCAAAGTTTTAACAGAATCAGCAGTTAACACAAGTACACCAGCGTTTAATACATCATAAGTATTTAAATCTGCTGCCGAGATTACTTTAGTTTTCTGAACGTTTCTGCTTGATAAATAGATATTATTATTTTGCGCAGGTAAAACCAATAAAGTTTTTTGAGTACCTACGTTTAACGCAGCCAATAAACTTGTATAGTTTTTAGTTTTAGCTGTATCGAAGTTGAAATCTTCTAAAACTACCACGCTGTTATCTTTTGCTTTATAAGCTAAAGCAGATTTACGTGCTAATGATTTTAATTTCTTGTTCAATTTAAAGCTATAATCACGTGGCTGAGGACCGAAAACACGACCACCACCGTTAAATAACGGAGATTTAATGCTACCAGCTCTTGCACCACCTGTACCTTTTTGTTTGTATAGTTTACGGGTAGAA
Proteins encoded:
- the rplB gene encoding 50S ribosomal protein L2 gives rise to the protein MGLRKFKPVTPGTRFRVGASFTEITATKPEKSLVVSSKKSGGRNNTGKMTMRYMGGGHKKSYRLIDFKRDKFDIPATVATVEYDPNRTARIALLHYADGEKRYIIAPEGLQVGSVLLSGDKAAPEVGNTLTLSKIPLGSIIHNVEIHPGKGAQLARSAGAYAQLAARDGKYATLKMPSGETRLILTTCLATIGAVSNSDHANEVLGKAGRKRWLGRRPRTRPVAMNPVDHPMGGGEGRSSGGHPRSRKGLLSKGFKTRELKKYSNRYIIERRKK
- the rplW gene encoding 50S ribosomal protein L23 → MEILKKPILTEKASALTEKSNRFTFSVSHKANKIQIKAAIEKLYGVTIVAVNTMVVDGKAKSRYTKAGFVSGRSPKYKKAIVTLKDGETIDYYATL
- the rplD gene encoding 50S ribosomal protein L4 is translated as MEVKVLNISGKETGAKVQLPESVFGIEPNDHAIYLDVKQYLANQRQGTHKSKQRNEIAGSTRKLYKQKGTGGARAGSIKSPLFNGGGRVFGPQPRDYSFKLNKKLKSLARKSALAYKAKDNSVVVLEDFNFDTAKTKNYTSLLAALNVGTQKTLLVLPAQNNNIYLSSRNVQKTKVISAADLNTYDVLNAGVLVLTADSVKTLEEAFAK